A genomic segment from Klebsiella africana encodes:
- a CDS encoding Lrp/AsnC family transcriptional regulator, translating into MLDKIDRKLLALLQEDCTLSLQALADAVNLTTTPCWKRLKRLEDEGILRGRVALLDAEKVGLGLTAFVLIKTQHHSSDWYCQFVSEVTQMAEVLGFWRMAGEYDYLLRVQVADMKRYDDFYKRLVNSVPGLSDVTSSFAMEQIKYTTALPVE; encoded by the coding sequence GATTGTACCCTCTCTTTGCAGGCGCTGGCCGATGCCGTTAATCTGACCACCACGCCCTGCTGGAAACGCCTGAAACGGCTCGAAGATGAGGGGATTCTCCGTGGGCGCGTCGCCCTGTTGGACGCGGAAAAGGTGGGGCTGGGGCTGACGGCGTTTGTCCTCATCAAGACCCAACATCACAGCAGCGACTGGTACTGTCAGTTCGTTAGCGAAGTGACACAGATGGCGGAAGTGCTCGGCTTCTGGCGGATGGCGGGTGAGTATGACTACCTGCTACGGGTGCAGGTGGCTGATATGAAACGCTATGACGACTTTTATAAACGTTTAGTGAACAGTGTGCCCGGTCTGTCAGATGTCACTTCGAGTTTTGCCATGGAACAGATAAAATATACCACCGCCTTGCCTGTCGAATAA
- a CDS encoding SmdA family multidrug ABC transporter permease/ATP-binding protein, producing the protein MRLFAQLSWYFRREWRRYLGAIALLAIIAVLQLIPPKVVGIVVDGVTQQHYTAEKVWMWIGALVLIAVMVYLLRYVWRVLLFGASYQLAVELREDFYRQLSRQHPAFYLRHRTGDLIARATNDVDRVVFAAGEGVLTLVDSLVMGCAVLIVMSTQISWQLTLLALLPMPLMALAIKRNGDALHERFRVAQAAFSSLNDRTQESLTSIRMIKAFGLEDRQSAQFAADAADTGAKNMRVARIDARFDPTIYIAIGAANLLAIGGGSWMVIHGSLTLGQLTSFVMYLGLMIWPMLALAWMFNIVERGSAAYGRIRTMLEEAPAVDDGTEAVPAGRGVLQVAIRDFIYPQASKPSLEQVNFTLQPGQMLGICGPTGAGKSTILALLQRHFDVTSGEIRFHDLPLPRLQLDSWRARLAVVNQTPFLFSDTVANNIALGKPDATAEQIERVARLASVHDDILRLPQGYETEVGERGVMLSGGQKQRISIARALLLEAEILILDDALSAVDGRTEHQILHNLRQWGEGRTVIISAHRLSALTEASEILVLQHGHIAQRGRHEALAVQPGWYRDMYRYQQLEAALDEVPQAQEEALDA; encoded by the coding sequence TTGCGATTATTTGCTCAACTCAGCTGGTACTTCCGCCGGGAGTGGCGCCGCTATCTTGGCGCGATTGCCCTGCTGGCCATTATTGCCGTCCTGCAGCTTATTCCGCCGAAGGTGGTGGGCATTGTGGTGGATGGCGTGACGCAACAACATTACACCGCGGAGAAGGTGTGGATGTGGATCGGCGCGCTGGTGTTGATCGCGGTGATGGTCTACCTGCTGCGCTATGTCTGGCGCGTACTGTTGTTCGGTGCTTCTTATCAGTTGGCGGTCGAGCTGCGGGAAGATTTTTATCGGCAGCTGAGTCGCCAGCATCCGGCGTTCTATTTGCGCCATCGCACCGGGGATCTGATCGCCCGCGCCACCAATGACGTGGACCGGGTGGTGTTTGCCGCTGGCGAAGGGGTATTAACCCTGGTGGACTCCCTGGTGATGGGCTGTGCGGTATTGATTGTGATGTCGACGCAGATTAGCTGGCAGCTCACCCTGCTGGCGCTGCTGCCGATGCCGCTGATGGCCCTGGCGATTAAACGCAACGGCGACGCGCTTCACGAACGTTTCCGCGTGGCTCAGGCGGCCTTTTCCAGCCTCAACGATCGTACGCAGGAGAGCCTGACCAGCATTCGCATGATCAAGGCGTTTGGGCTGGAGGATCGCCAGTCGGCGCAGTTTGCCGCCGATGCAGCCGATACCGGCGCAAAAAATATGCGCGTGGCGCGCATTGACGCCCGCTTCGACCCCACCATCTATATCGCCATCGGGGCGGCTAATCTGCTGGCCATCGGCGGCGGCAGCTGGATGGTGATCCACGGCAGCCTGACGCTGGGCCAGCTGACCAGCTTCGTGATGTATCTTGGCCTGATGATCTGGCCGATGCTGGCGCTGGCGTGGATGTTTAACATTGTTGAGCGCGGTAGCGCGGCCTATGGCCGTATCCGCACGATGCTCGAAGAGGCGCCGGCGGTGGACGACGGGACCGAGGCAGTACCGGCAGGCCGCGGCGTCCTGCAGGTTGCTATTCGCGATTTCATCTATCCGCAGGCGAGCAAACCTTCGCTGGAGCAGGTTAATTTTACCCTCCAGCCCGGGCAAATGCTGGGCATCTGCGGGCCGACGGGCGCCGGCAAAAGCACCATTCTGGCGCTGCTGCAACGTCATTTTGACGTCACCAGCGGCGAGATCCGCTTTCACGATCTGCCGCTGCCGCGTCTGCAGCTCGACAGCTGGCGCGCCCGGCTGGCGGTAGTCAATCAGACGCCGTTTTTATTCTCCGACACCGTCGCCAATAATATCGCGCTGGGAAAACCGGATGCGACGGCGGAACAGATTGAGCGGGTGGCGCGGCTGGCCAGCGTGCATGACGACATTCTGCGTCTGCCTCAGGGCTACGAGACCGAAGTGGGCGAGCGCGGCGTGATGCTCTCCGGCGGTCAGAAACAGCGCATCTCTATCGCCCGCGCCCTGCTGCTGGAGGCCGAAATCCTGATCCTCGACGATGCCTTATCGGCGGTGGATGGCCGCACCGAGCACCAGATCCTGCACAACCTGCGCCAGTGGGGGGAGGGACGGACGGTGATCATCAGCGCCCACCGGCTGTCGGCGCTCACCGAGGCCAGCGAAATTCTGGTGCTGCAGCATGGGCATATTGCCCAGCGTGGCCGCCATGAGGCGCTGGCCGTGCAGCCCGGCTGGTATCGCGATATGTATCGTTATCAGCAGCTTGAGGCGGCGCTCGATGAGGTTCCGCAGGCGCAAGAGGAGGCCCTGGATGCGTAG